The following are encoded in a window of Ferribacterium limneticum genomic DNA:
- a CDS encoding DUF3025 domain-containing protein: protein MSAASLCASPLFDPLRPWLDRLPQAPDASAVAELAEEFPIHAANGQRVRFAPPRPDGLVYECRIWESGEVETRPDNWHDFFNALVWLSFPQTKIAVSAAHMRAMQAPGEVRGTTRDALTHFDECGIVVLASQPELLDLLRDFQWKQLFVERRAEVIRSMRFVIFGHATYEQMLKPFRGLTAKAVLYEVSEAWLEMGDSEQLAAVDKLLATDLISGRYTRPRDFHPLPLLGIPGVTPDSEDPAYYDDTWQFRPGRRATAKPAA, encoded by the coding sequence GTGAGCGCCGCTTCGCTCTGCGCCTCGCCGCTGTTCGATCCGCTGCGGCCGTGGCTGGATCGCCTGCCGCAAGCGCCGGATGCCTCGGCGGTGGCCGAATTGGCCGAAGAATTTCCCATTCATGCCGCGAACGGTCAGCGCGTCCGTTTCGCCCCGCCGCGTCCGGATGGGCTGGTCTACGAGTGCCGGATCTGGGAAAGCGGCGAGGTGGAAACCCGACCCGACAACTGGCATGACTTCTTCAATGCGCTGGTCTGGCTCAGCTTTCCGCAAACCAAGATTGCTGTCAGCGCCGCCCACATGCGTGCCATGCAGGCGCCGGGCGAGGTGCGTGGCACGACCCGCGATGCGCTGACCCATTTTGACGAATGCGGCATCGTCGTGCTGGCCAGCCAGCCTGAACTGCTTGATCTGCTGCGTGATTTCCAGTGGAAGCAATTGTTCGTCGAGCGACGTGCCGAGGTGATTCGCAGCATGCGTTTCGTGATCTTCGGCCACGCCACGTATGAGCAGATGCTCAAGCCATTTCGCGGCCTGACGGCCAAGGCGGTGCTCTACGAAGTGAGCGAGGCTTGGCTTGAAATGGGCGATTCAGAGCAGCTTGCTGCGGTCGACAAGCTTCTGGCCACCGATTTGATCAGCGGTCGTTACACCCGGCCGCGCGATTTTCACCCGCTACCCTTGCTGGGTATTCCTGGCGTTACGCCGGACAGCGAAGATCCGGCGTACTACGACGATACCTGGCAGTTCAGACCAGGCCGTCGGGCTACGGCAAAACCGGCTGCTTAG
- the infA gene encoding translation initiation factor IF-1 yields MAKEELLEMQGVVEDVLPDGRFRVTLENGHVMIAYTAGKMKKNHIRILLGDKVTLELSPYDLTKGRITFRHIENRGSPMPQQRRRY; encoded by the coding sequence TTGGCAAAAGAAGAACTACTGGAAATGCAAGGCGTCGTCGAAGACGTGCTTCCGGATGGTCGTTTCCGCGTGACGCTGGAAAACGGTCACGTGATGATCGCCTACACCGCCGGCAAGATGAAGAAAAACCACATTCGCATTCTGCTCGGTGACAAGGTGACGCTCGAACTGTCGCCCTACGACCTGACCAAGGGTCGCATCACGTTCCGCCACATCGAGAACCGTGGCTCCCCGATGCCACAGCAACGCCGCCGCTACTAA
- a CDS encoding transglutaminase-like domain-containing protein translates to MVRIQFTIDLHYELGFQGADFVFNIHAAKTASQMIVNEQLVISQQVPHTIQTDPATCTRYLRLTGAPGPLHISYKAVLDIKQQVDQPDLIPETPIAKLPLSALTYIYPSRYCQSDRLAALAMSEFGHLPMGYRRVEAIRNWVNKHVTFKGNTTNSATAALDTLIDRVGVCRDFAHLMIAICRALNIPARFTTGIDYGADPLLGPTDFHAYVEVFLGDRWYLFDPSGTAIPMGFVRLATGRDAADVSFATIFGGVLSPPPVINISAITEAGQPWELPRHRHEALSTDAAPAAVTTP, encoded by the coding sequence ATGGTCCGCATTCAGTTCACTATCGATCTTCACTATGAACTGGGTTTTCAGGGCGCCGATTTCGTTTTCAACATCCACGCGGCCAAGACGGCCAGCCAGATGATCGTCAACGAACAGTTGGTCATCAGTCAGCAGGTTCCGCATACGATCCAGACCGATCCGGCGACCTGCACCCGCTACCTGCGCCTGACCGGCGCCCCCGGTCCGCTGCATATCAGCTACAAGGCCGTGCTCGACATCAAGCAGCAGGTCGACCAGCCCGACCTGATCCCGGAAACACCGATTGCCAAGCTCCCGCTCTCGGCACTGACCTACATCTACCCGAGCCGCTATTGCCAGTCCGACCGCCTGGCCGCGCTGGCGATGAGCGAATTTGGCCATCTGCCTATGGGTTATCGTCGGGTCGAGGCGATTCGCAACTGGGTCAACAAGCATGTGACCTTCAAGGGCAACACCACCAATTCAGCCACTGCCGCGCTCGATACGCTGATTGACCGGGTTGGCGTCTGCCGTGACTTCGCCCACCTGATGATTGCCATCTGCCGCGCCCTGAACATTCCGGCCCGCTTTACCACCGGTATCGATTACGGTGCCGACCCTTTGCTTGGCCCGACCGATTTCCATGCCTACGTCGAGGTCTTCCTCGGTGACCGCTGGTATCTGTTCGACCCGTCCGGCACGGCGATCCCGATGGGCTTTGTCCGTCTGGCTACCGGCCGCGATGCCGCCGACGTATCCTTTGCGACCATCTTCGGCGGCGTTCTCTCGCCACCGCCGGTGATCAACATCAGCGCCATTACCGAAGCCGGCCAGCCGTGGGAATTACCGCGCCACCGGCACGAGGCGCTATCCACCGACGCGGCACCAGCCGCCGTCACCACCCCCTGA